GGCGCGGGTGACAGCTCGATTCGCGCGATCGCGCTGGTCGTGATCGGCGGGCAGACGCTGTGTCTTTTGATCACGCTGCTGATCACACCGGTCGCGTTCTCGCTGTTCGACGATATGGAGCACTGGTTCCGCGCATGGCGCAAACCGGCGGCGGCGCGGCTCAAGCTGGTCGAACCGGCGTACGATCTCGAGCCCGAGCGCTCCGCGATCGATTAGCCGAACAAGCTTAACCACCAAGACACCAAGGCACTAAGGAAAAATCTTTCCTTGGTCTCTTTGTGCCTTGGTGGTGCCTTTCCGTTCCTGATAGCGTCCTTCGATGCGGAGGGAATCGATGGGACAAATCGCGATCGTTCTGGTACTCGGATTGGCGGCCGGCATCCTGGGCGGCTTCGTCGGGGTCGGCGGAGGCGTGCTGATCGTGCCGGTGCTGGTGCTGATGCTCGGCTTCGATCAGCATCTCGCGGTCGGGACGTCGCTCGGCGCCTTGCTGCCGCCAGTCGGAATTCTCGGCGCGTACGAGTACTACAAGCACGGCCATTTGAACATCACGTATGCGCTGCTGCTCGGACTCGGCCTGTTGATTGGCGGATATATCGGCGCGGTTTACGCAGTGCGGATGTCTGGCG
This genomic stretch from Candidatus Binatus sp. harbors:
- a CDS encoding TSUP family transporter; this encodes MGQIAIVLVLGLAAGILGGFVGVGGGVLIVPVLVLMLGFDQHLAVGTSLGALLPPVGILGAYEYYKHGHLNITYALLLGLGLLIGGYIGAVYAVRMSGATLRKVFAVFLLITSLRMLWK